One window from the genome of Erwinia sorbitola encodes:
- a CDS encoding amino acid ABC transporter permease yields the protein MTTVTTHETPAVPTSALSRAVLWARKNLFSSPGNTLLTLFCLWVIWAVIPPALNWLVFQANWIGETRADCTKEGACWVFIHARFGQFMYGLYPHELRWRINLALVIGLLSIVPMFLKSLPRRGTYIAAWAVIYPVVVWFLLYGGYLGLERVETRQWGGLTLTLIIASVGIAGALPLGILLALGRRSRMPVVRTLCVLFIEFWRGVPLITVLFMSSVMLPLFMAEGSSIDKLIRALVGVILFQSAYVAEVVRGGLQALPKGQYEAAESLALGYWKTQGLVILPQALKMVIPGLVNTIIALFKDTSLVIIIGLFDLFSSVQQATVDPAWLGMSTEGYVFAALVYWIFCFSMSRYSQYLEKRFHTGRTPH from the coding sequence ATGACGACTGTTACCACTCATGAAACGCCCGCTGTACCGACAAGCGCGTTGTCTCGCGCGGTGCTGTGGGCAAGAAAAAATCTGTTCTCAAGTCCGGGCAACACACTGCTGACGCTGTTCTGTCTGTGGGTAATCTGGGCAGTTATTCCTCCTGCGCTGAACTGGCTGGTCTTCCAGGCTAACTGGATTGGTGAAACGCGCGCTGACTGTACGAAAGAAGGTGCGTGTTGGGTGTTTATCCATGCGCGTTTTGGACAGTTTATGTATGGGCTCTATCCGCATGAACTGCGCTGGCGCATCAATCTTGCCCTGGTAATCGGTCTGCTATCAATTGTTCCGATGTTCCTGAAAAGCCTGCCGCGACGTGGCACGTACATTGCCGCCTGGGCGGTTATCTACCCGGTAGTTGTCTGGTTTCTGCTGTACGGCGGCTATCTGGGGCTGGAACGTGTTGAAACCCGCCAGTGGGGCGGACTGACGCTGACGCTGATTATCGCTTCAGTGGGCATCGCAGGCGCATTACCTTTAGGTATCCTGCTGGCGCTAGGCCGTCGTTCACGTATGCCGGTGGTTCGCACACTCTGCGTTCTGTTTATTGAGTTCTGGCGTGGTGTTCCGCTAATTACCGTACTGTTTATGTCTTCGGTCATGTTGCCGCTGTTTATGGCAGAGGGTAGCTCGATCGACAAACTTATACGTGCGCTGGTCGGGGTGATCCTGTTCCAGTCGGCTTATGTTGCCGAAGTGGTTCGTGGTGGTCTCCAGGCCTTACCAAAAGGGCAGTATGAAGCCGCAGAATCACTGGCGTTGGGCTACTGGAAAACCCAGGGGCTGGTGATCCTGCCCCAGGCGTTAAAGATGGTTATTCCCGGTCTGGTTAACACCATCATTGCACTATTTAAAGATACCAGCCTGGTGATCATCATCGGTCTGTTTGATCTGTTCAGCAGCGTGCAGCAGGCAACCGTCGACCCGGCGTGGCTGGGGATGTCTACAGAGGGTTATGTTTTTGCTGCACTGGTCTACTGGATTTTCTGTTTCAGCATGTCGCGCTACAGCCAGTATCTGGAGAAGCGCTTCCACACCGGGCGTACACCGCACTGA
- a CDS encoding amino acid ABC transporter permease → MSQRPTVKRDFSFSNPAVRAWLYQIIAVAVVLAVAGYLIHNTIINLASRGITSGFGFLERSAGFGIIQHLIDYTEGDTYARVFLVGLTNTLLVSALCIVFASFLGFFIGLARLSDNWLLRKISNIYIETFRNIPPLLQIFFWYFAVLRNLPGPRQALNAFDLAFVSNRGLYIPWPEYAPGSAAFLAALVLALVMTFGLFRYNKQHQLKTGQLRRTWPAAIIMLVLFPLVAFLIAGSPMHWNVPELRGFNFRGGFVLIPELAALTLALSIYTSSFIAEVIRSGIQSVPHGQHEAARSLGLPNPVTLRQVIIPQAMRVIIPPLTSQYLNIVKNSSLAAAIGYPDMVSLFAGTVLNQTGQAIETIAITMGVYLIISLSISLLMNIYNRKIALVER, encoded by the coding sequence ATGTCTCAACGCCCAACCGTGAAAAGGGATTTTTCATTCAGCAATCCTGCGGTGCGCGCCTGGCTTTACCAGATCATTGCGGTCGCTGTAGTTCTTGCCGTTGCTGGTTATCTGATTCATAACACCATTATCAACCTGGCAAGCCGTGGTATTACGTCCGGTTTTGGTTTCCTTGAACGTAGCGCCGGCTTCGGTATTATCCAGCATCTGATTGATTACACTGAGGGCGATACATACGCTCGCGTGTTCCTGGTGGGCCTCACCAACACCCTGCTGGTTTCTGCGCTGTGTATCGTCTTTGCTTCTTTCCTTGGCTTTTTTATCGGTCTGGCTCGTTTGTCTGACAACTGGCTGCTGCGGAAAATCTCGAATATTTATATTGAGACATTCCGTAATATCCCGCCTCTGTTGCAGATATTCTTCTGGTATTTTGCGGTGTTACGCAATCTCCCGGGGCCACGCCAGGCGCTTAACGCCTTTGATCTTGCCTTTGTCAGTAACCGCGGGCTCTATATACCCTGGCCGGAATATGCGCCCGGAAGCGCAGCTTTTCTGGCCGCTCTGGTGCTGGCACTGGTGATGACATTTGGGCTTTTTCGCTATAACAAACAGCATCAGTTAAAGACTGGCCAGCTGCGCCGTACCTGGCCTGCGGCTATTATCATGCTGGTGCTGTTCCCACTGGTAGCCTTTCTGATTGCAGGCAGCCCGATGCACTGGAATGTTCCCGAGCTGCGCGGCTTTAACTTCCGTGGGGGATTTGTCCTGATACCAGAGCTGGCGGCGTTAACGCTGGCGCTGTCGATCTATACCTCTTCGTTTATCGCTGAGGTGATCCGATCCGGGATTCAGTCTGTTCCGCATGGCCAGCATGAAGCAGCCCGCTCTCTCGGTCTACCAAACCCGGTCACACTGCGTCAGGTAATTATCCCGCAGGCGATGCGCGTAATTATCCCTCCGCTGACCAGCCAGTATCTTAATATCGTGAAAAACTCCTCGCTGGCCGCAGCGATTGGCTATCCCGATATGGTGTCGCTGTTTGCCGGCACGGTACTGAACCAGACGGGTCAGGCCATTGAGACCATTGCTATTACGATGGGTGTCTATCTCATCATCAGCCTGTCGATTTCGCTGTTAATGAATATCTACAACCGCAAAATTGCCCTTGTTGAGCGCTAA
- a CDS encoding amino acid ABC transporter substrate-binding protein, whose amino-acid sequence MKKMMLSTMVAAATLFAVANQAHAGTTLDAIKKKGFVQCGISDGLPGFSYADSNGKFTGIDVDVCRAAAAAVFGDAEKVKYTPLTAKERFTALQSGEVDILSRNTTWTSSRDGGMGFIFAGVNYYDGIGFLTHQKAGLKSAKELDGATVCIQAGTDTELNVADYFKANKMQYTPVTFDRSDESAKALDTGRCDTLASDQSQLYALRIKLGKPDEFIVLPEVISKEPLGPVVRRGDDDWYTIVKWSLFAMLNAEEMGITSKNVDQMTAKPSTPDMAHLLGAEGDFGKDLKLDNKWAYNIIKQVGNYQEVFDRNVGKDSQLKIARGQNALWNNGGIQYAPPVR is encoded by the coding sequence ATGAAAAAGATGATGCTCTCCACGATGGTTGCCGCTGCAACGCTGTTTGCGGTTGCAAATCAGGCTCATGCTGGCACTACGCTGGACGCAATTAAGAAGAAAGGCTTTGTACAGTGCGGTATCAGTGATGGTCTGCCTGGTTTCTCTTATGCGGATTCCAACGGTAAATTTACCGGTATTGATGTAGACGTTTGCCGCGCCGCCGCTGCGGCAGTGTTTGGTGATGCTGAAAAAGTAAAATATACCCCGCTGACAGCTAAAGAGCGCTTCACCGCGTTGCAGTCTGGTGAGGTAGATATCCTGTCACGTAATACCACTTGGACCTCGTCTCGCGACGGCGGTATGGGCTTTATTTTTGCTGGCGTAAACTACTACGACGGTATCGGCTTCCTGACGCATCAGAAAGCGGGTTTGAAAAGTGCTAAAGAACTGGATGGCGCAACTGTCTGTATCCAGGCCGGTACTGATACCGAATTGAACGTGGCGGATTACTTTAAAGCCAATAAAATGCAGTACACCCCTGTGACCTTCGACCGCTCTGATGAATCGGCTAAAGCCCTTGATACCGGCCGTTGCGACACCCTTGCCTCTGACCAGTCTCAGCTGTATGCACTGCGTATCAAGCTGGGCAAACCTGATGAGTTTATCGTTCTGCCGGAAGTGATCTCTAAAGAGCCTCTGGGCCCGGTTGTACGCCGCGGTGATGATGACTGGTATACCATCGTTAAATGGTCTCTGTTCGCCATGCTGAATGCGGAAGAGATGGGTATCACCTCGAAGAATGTTGATCAGATGACAGCGAAACCTTCAACGCCGGATATGGCTCACCTGCTGGGTGCCGAAGGTGATTTTGGTAAAGATCTGAAGCTGGACAATAAATGGGCTTACAACATCATTAAACAGGTTGGCAACTATCAGGAAGTCTTTGACCGCAATGTCGGAAAAGATAGTCAGCTGAAAATTGCTCGTGGTCAGAATGCGCTGTGGAACAATGGCGGCATTCAGTACGCGCCACCAGTACGTTAA
- the lpxP gene encoding kdo(2)-lipid IV(A) palmitoleoyltransferase, producing MKQSKKFQRSFLRPRYWLTWFGVSVLFLLVQLPYPVLNKLGLWMGRTSMRFMKRRVSIARRNLELCFPDIKPEQLDRLIVGNFESLGMGLLETGMAWFWSDRRVKRWFTVTGLENLQAAQSGGRGALIIGVHFMSLELGGRAMGICQPMMAMYRPHNNKLMEWIQTKGRMRSNKAMINRRDLRGMVQALKQGEAVWFAPDQDYGPKGSVFAPLFAVPEAATTSGTWMLARMAKPALITVVLIRKEDGSGYELVIQPELKDYPIENEQLAAEYMNRVIEREIMRAPNQYMWLHRRFKTRPAGANSLY from the coding sequence ATGAAGCAGTCAAAAAAATTCCAGAGAAGCTTTCTGCGCCCGCGCTACTGGCTGACCTGGTTTGGCGTTAGTGTATTATTCCTTCTGGTGCAGCTCCCTTATCCCGTATTGAATAAACTTGGCCTCTGGATGGGCCGTACCTCGATGCGCTTTATGAAGCGCCGCGTCTCAATAGCTCGTCGTAACCTGGAGCTCTGTTTCCCGGATATCAAACCTGAGCAGCTTGATCGCCTCATCGTCGGAAACTTTGAATCTCTCGGAATGGGACTTCTCGAAACAGGGATGGCCTGGTTCTGGTCCGATCGTCGGGTGAAGCGTTGGTTTACTGTTACAGGACTGGAAAACTTGCAGGCGGCGCAGAGTGGCGGACGTGGTGCACTTATTATTGGTGTGCACTTTATGTCGCTGGAACTGGGTGGCAGGGCGATGGGCATCTGCCAGCCAATGATGGCAATGTATCGTCCGCACAATAACAAGCTGATGGAGTGGATACAGACTAAAGGACGTATGCGCTCCAACAAGGCGATGATTAACCGCCGTGACCTGCGCGGCATGGTACAGGCGCTTAAGCAGGGCGAAGCGGTATGGTTTGCGCCCGATCAGGATTATGGCCCTAAGGGGAGCGTGTTTGCACCTCTGTTTGCCGTACCTGAAGCCGCAACCACCAGCGGTACCTGGATGCTGGCACGTATGGCGAAACCGGCATTAATTACCGTCGTGCTGATTCGTAAGGAAGACGGAAGCGGCTACGAACTGGTTATCCAGCCGGAGCTGAAAGACTATCCTATCGAGAATGAACAGCTGGCAGCTGAATATATGAACCGGGTGATCGAGCGCGAAATCATGCGTGCGCCTAATCAGTATATGTGGCTGCATCGCCGCTTCAAAACCCGCCCCGCAGGCGCTAACTCTCTCTATTAA
- the fis gene encoding DNA-binding transcriptional regulator Fis: MFEQRVNSDVLTVSTVNSQDQVTQKPLRDSVKQALKNYFAQLNGQDVNDLYELVLAEVEQPLLDMVMQYTRGNQTRAALMMGINRGTLRKKLKKYGMN, encoded by the coding sequence ATGTTCGAACAACGCGTAAATTCTGACGTACTGACCGTATCTACCGTGAATTCACAGGATCAGGTGACCCAAAAGCCACTTCGTGATTCGGTCAAACAGGCACTGAAGAACTATTTTGCTCAACTGAATGGTCAGGATGTAAATGATCTGTATGAGCTGGTACTGGCTGAAGTAGAACAGCCTCTGTTGGACATGGTGATGCAATACACCCGTGGCAACCAGACCCGTGCAGCCCTGATGATGGGCATCAACCGCGGTACACTACGTAAGAAACTGAAAAAATACGGCATGAACTAA
- the dusB gene encoding tRNA dihydrouridine synthase DusB encodes MRIGNHQLRNRLIAAPMAGISDRPFRTLCYAMGAGMTVSEMMSSNPEVWASDKSRLRMVHSDEPGIRTVQIAGCDPEEMAEAARINAVSGAQVIDINMGCPAKKVNRKMAGSALLQHPELVKSILLAVVNAVDVPVTLKIRTGWDSDNRNCVEIAQLAERCGIQALTIHGRTRACLFNGEAEYDSIRTVKQNVSIPVIANGDITDPHKARAVLDYTGADALMIGRAAQGRPWIFREIQHYLDTGELLAPMPLAEVKRLLIGHLRELHDFYGHRKGYRIARKHVSWYLQEHAPNDQFRRTFNAIEDASEQLEALEAYFENLA; translated from the coding sequence ATGCGCATAGGAAATCACCAGCTTCGTAATCGTTTGATTGCAGCCCCGATGGCCGGGATATCAGACAGGCCATTCAGGACCCTTTGTTATGCAATGGGCGCTGGTATGACCGTCTCCGAGATGATGTCGTCGAACCCTGAAGTTTGGGCCAGCGATAAGTCGCGGTTGCGTATGGTACACAGTGACGAACCTGGTATTCGTACCGTGCAAATTGCCGGTTGTGACCCGGAAGAGATGGCGGAAGCCGCGCGCATCAATGCAGTTTCAGGTGCGCAGGTCATCGACATCAATATGGGTTGCCCAGCCAAAAAAGTGAATCGCAAGATGGCAGGTTCGGCACTGCTGCAACACCCTGAGCTGGTGAAGTCTATCCTCTTAGCGGTGGTCAATGCAGTTGACGTACCGGTCACCTTAAAGATTCGCACAGGCTGGGATAGCGACAACCGCAACTGTGTAGAGATTGCCCAATTGGCTGAACGCTGTGGTATTCAGGCCCTGACAATTCACGGACGCACTCGCGCGTGTTTGTTCAACGGCGAAGCTGAGTACGACAGCATTCGGACAGTTAAGCAGAACGTATCCATTCCGGTTATCGCGAATGGAGACATTACTGACCCGCATAAAGCCAGAGCCGTACTTGACTATACGGGGGCTGATGCCCTGATGATAGGACGGGCGGCTCAGGGAAGACCGTGGATCTTCCGGGAAATCCAGCACTATCTGGACACTGGGGAGCTGCTGGCACCGATGCCACTGGCTGAGGTAAAGCGCTTGCTCATCGGGCACTTACGGGAACTGCACGACTTTTATGGTCATCGCAAGGGATACCGTATTGCCCGGAAGCACGTCTCCTGGTATCTGCAGGAGCACGCCCCAAACGACCAGTTTCGGCGCACATTCAACGCCATAGAGGATGCCAGCGAACAGCTGGAGGCGTTGGAGGCATACTTCGAAAATCTTGCGTAA
- the prmA gene encoding 50S ribosomal protein L11 methyltransferase gives MPWIQMKLNTTGAQAEELGDALIENGAVSVTFQDTHDNPVFEPLPGETRLWGDTDVIGLFDAETEMPDVIAGLEQHPLLGAGFHHKIEQIEDKDWEREWMDNFHPMRFGERLWICPSWRDVPDPNAVNVMLDPGLAFGTGTHPTTALCLAWLDGLDLVGKTVIDFGCGSGILAIAALKLGAAAAIGIDIDPQAIQASRDNAQRNGVSERLSLYLPHQQPDNLSADVVVANILAGPLRELAPLISVLPKNGGHLGLSGVLASQAESVCEAYADTFTLDPVAEKEEWCRITGIRC, from the coding sequence ATGCCCTGGATACAAATGAAGCTTAATACTACCGGCGCTCAGGCTGAAGAGCTGGGGGATGCACTGATTGAAAACGGTGCCGTGTCGGTCACTTTCCAGGATACCCACGATAACCCGGTATTTGAACCCCTGCCGGGTGAAACCCGCCTGTGGGGCGATACTGACGTGATCGGGCTGTTTGACGCCGAAACTGAGATGCCGGATGTGATTGCTGGCCTGGAACAGCATCCGCTGTTGGGCGCAGGTTTCCATCATAAGATCGAGCAGATCGAGGATAAAGACTGGGAGCGCGAGTGGATGGACAACTTCCATCCGATGCGTTTTGGTGAGCGTTTGTGGATCTGTCCAAGCTGGCGCGATGTGCCGGATCCGAACGCAGTTAACGTGATGCTCGATCCGGGCCTGGCATTTGGTACCGGCACCCACCCGACAACGGCACTGTGCCTTGCGTGGCTGGATGGCCTCGATCTGGTTGGTAAAACGGTAATCGACTTTGGCTGTGGCTCCGGCATTCTGGCGATTGCCGCTCTGAAACTCGGTGCCGCCGCAGCTATTGGTATTGATATCGATCCGCAGGCAATCCAGGCCAGCCGCGACAATGCACAGCGCAACGGCGTTTCTGAACGTCTGTCGCTTTACCTGCCGCATCAGCAGCCAGACAACCTCAGTGCAGACGTGGTGGTCGCCAACATCCTTGCCGGCCCGCTGCGTGAACTGGCACCGTTGATTAGCGTACTGCCCAAAAATGGTGGTCACCTTGGCCTGTCCGGCGTGCTGGCGAGCCAGGCGGAGAGCGTGTGTGAAGCGTATGCTGACACCTTCACTCTCGACCCGGTGGCAGAGAAAGAAGAGTGGTGTCGCATTACAGGCATTCGCTGTTAA
- the panF gene encoding sodium/pantothenate symporter, whose protein sequence is MKLDIILPLLGYLLLVAGLSVYAMRHRRTGSFLSEYFLGSRSMGGFVLAMTLTTTYISASSFIGGPGAAYKYGLGWVLLSMVQVPAVWLSLGVLGKKFAILARRYNAVTLNDMLYARYRSPLLVWLASISLLVAFIGAMTVQFIGGARLLETAAGIPYDTGLLIFGVSIALYTAFGGFRASVLNDAMQGLVMLAGTFLLLFAVIHAAGGMHKAVETLQHIDPKLVSSTGVDNILTPTFLASFSVLVCFGVIGLPHTAVRCISYKDSKAVHLAILLGTVVVAVLMFGMHLAGALGRAVIPDLQIPDQVIPTLMIHVLPPLAAGIFLAAPMAAIMSTINAQLLQSSATIVKDLYLRMRPHQMDNEPLLKRLSSLVTLILGLLLLLAAWNPPDMIIWLNLLAFGGLEAVFLWPLVLGLYWEKANAAGALSSMIVGAACYTLLASLSLQPWGFHPIVPALLLSLLAFIIGNRFGHSATVTTAASTLIE, encoded by the coding sequence GTGAAGCTTGACATTATTCTGCCACTGCTAGGCTACCTGTTACTGGTTGCCGGGCTGTCGGTGTACGCCATGCGTCACCGCCGCACGGGCAGTTTCCTGAGTGAATATTTCCTCGGCAGCCGCTCGATGGGCGGTTTCGTACTGGCGATGACATTAACCACAACGTATATCAGCGCCAGCTCATTTATCGGTGGCCCCGGCGCCGCTTATAAATACGGACTGGGCTGGGTACTGCTGTCGATGGTGCAGGTTCCTGCGGTATGGCTGTCACTGGGCGTACTCGGCAAAAAATTTGCCATTCTGGCGCGACGCTATAACGCGGTCACCCTTAACGATATGCTCTATGCGCGCTACCGCAGCCCGCTCCTGGTCTGGCTCGCCAGCATCAGCCTGCTGGTGGCATTTATCGGTGCCATGACCGTACAGTTTATCGGCGGTGCCCGCCTGCTGGAAACTGCCGCTGGTATTCCCTACGACACCGGACTGCTGATTTTTGGCGTCTCTATCGCGCTGTATACGGCGTTTGGCGGTTTCCGTGCCAGCGTACTTAATGATGCCATGCAGGGGCTGGTGATGCTGGCAGGTACCTTCTTGCTGCTGTTTGCCGTGATTCACGCCGCAGGGGGTATGCATAAAGCGGTCGAAACACTCCAGCATATCGATCCAAAGCTGGTGTCGTCGACTGGGGTAGATAATATTCTCACACCAACGTTCCTGGCCTCTTTCTCTGTGCTGGTATGCTTTGGGGTGATCGGTCTGCCGCACACGGCGGTGCGCTGCATCTCCTATAAAGACAGTAAAGCGGTACATCTTGCGATCCTGCTTGGCACTGTCGTGGTCGCTGTGCTGATGTTTGGTATGCATCTCGCAGGGGCGCTGGGGCGCGCGGTGATCCCGGATTTGCAGATCCCTGACCAGGTGATCCCTACTCTGATGATCCATGTACTGCCGCCGCTGGCTGCCGGGATCTTTCTTGCCGCACCTATGGCGGCGATCATGTCCACCATCAACGCACAGCTGCTACAATCGTCGGCAACGATCGTTAAAGATCTCTACCTGCGGATGCGGCCCCATCAGATGGACAATGAGCCGTTGCTCAAACGCCTCTCTTCGCTGGTGACGCTGATACTGGGCCTGCTGCTGCTGCTGGCAGCCTGGAATCCGCCGGACATGATTATCTGGCTGAACCTGCTGGCGTTTGGCGGACTGGAAGCCGTATTCCTCTGGCCTCTGGTGCTGGGGCTGTACTGGGAAAAAGCCAATGCGGCGGGCGCACTTAGCAGCATGATTGTTGGTGCCGCCTGCTATACGCTGTTGGCCAGCCTGTCGCTGCAACCCTGGGGCTTCCACCCGATTGTTCCGGCGCTGTTACTGAGTCTGCTGGCATTTATTATTGGCAACCGTTTTGGTCACTCTGCCACGGTGACAACGGCTGCCTCCACCCTGATTGAATAA
- a CDS encoding YhdT family protein: protein MEKRFVQAHREARWSFWLALAYLICWALSAWLPGDQQGISGLPHWFEIACVLVPGLFIIFCWLMVRVIFRDISLEDDGEA, encoded by the coding sequence ATGGAAAAACGTTTTGTTCAGGCCCACCGTGAGGCGCGCTGGTCATTCTGGCTGGCGCTGGCTTACCTTATCTGCTGGGCGCTCTCTGCCTGGTTACCGGGTGACCAGCAGGGAATAAGCGGCCTGCCGCACTGGTTTGAGATCGCCTGCGTGCTGGTTCCCGGTTTGTTTATTATTTTCTGCTGGCTGATGGTTCGCGTCATCTTCCGCGATATCTCTCTGGAGGACGACGGTGAAGCTTGA
- the accC gene encoding acetyl-CoA carboxylase biotin carboxylase subunit has translation MLDKIVIANRGEIALRILRACKELGIKTVAVHSTADRDLKHVLLADETVCIGPPPSVKSYLNIPALISAAEITGSVAIHPGYGFLSENADFAEQVERSGFIFIGPKADTIRLMGDKVSAITAMKKAGVPTVPGSDGPLTEDMDKNRAFAKRIGYPVIIKASGGGGGRGMRVVRSDKDLEQSINMTKAEAKAAFNNDMVYMEKYLENPRHIEIQILADGQGNAIYLAERDCSMQRRHQKVVEEAPAPGITEEMRRYIGERCSKACIDIGYRGAGTFEFLYENGEFYFIEMNTRIQVEHPVTEMITGVDLIKEQLRIAAGQPLSIKQEEVIIRGHAVECRINAEDSNTFMPSPGKITRFHAPGGFGVRWESHIYAGYSVPPYYDSMIGKLITFGENRDVAIARMKNALAELIIDGIKTNIELQIKIMSDENFQHGGTNIHYLEKKLGLQEK, from the coding sequence ATGCTGGATAAAATTGTAATTGCTAACCGTGGTGAGATCGCGCTGCGAATTCTCCGCGCTTGTAAAGAACTTGGCATCAAGACTGTAGCAGTGCACTCCACTGCGGATCGCGACCTGAAGCACGTACTGCTGGCAGATGAAACCGTCTGTATTGGGCCGCCACCGTCGGTAAAAAGTTATCTGAACATCCCGGCGCTGATTTCAGCCGCTGAGATCACCGGATCTGTGGCTATTCACCCGGGTTACGGCTTTTTATCTGAGAATGCTGACTTTGCCGAGCAGGTTGAACGCTCTGGCTTTATCTTTATCGGGCCTAAAGCTGACACTATCCGTCTGATGGGCGATAAAGTGTCGGCAATTACCGCCATGAAGAAAGCTGGTGTTCCAACAGTACCAGGTTCCGACGGCCCGCTGACCGAAGATATGGATAAAAACCGTGCCTTCGCGAAACGCATTGGCTACCCGGTCATCATCAAAGCCTCTGGCGGCGGCGGTGGTCGTGGTATGCGCGTTGTGCGCAGCGATAAAGACCTGGAACAGTCCATCAACATGACGAAAGCGGAAGCCAAAGCGGCTTTCAACAACGACATGGTGTACATGGAAAAATACCTGGAAAACCCACGCCATATCGAAATTCAGATTTTGGCTGACGGTCAGGGCAACGCCATCTATCTGGCTGAACGTGACTGCTCCATGCAGCGTCGTCACCAGAAAGTTGTGGAAGAAGCGCCAGCACCAGGTATCACCGAAGAGATGCGCCGTTATATCGGTGAGCGCTGCTCGAAAGCCTGTATCGATATTGGCTATCGTGGCGCAGGCACCTTCGAGTTCCTGTATGAAAACGGCGAGTTCTACTTCATTGAGATGAACACCCGTATCCAGGTAGAGCATCCGGTTACTGAGATGATCACCGGCGTTGACCTGATCAAAGAGCAGCTGCGTATTGCTGCCGGTCAGCCGCTGTCGATCAAGCAGGAAGAAGTGATTATTCGCGGTCATGCGGTGGAATGCCGTATTAACGCCGAAGATTCCAATACCTTCATGCCAAGCCCGGGCAAAATCACCCGCTTCCATGCACCTGGTGGTTTTGGCGTGCGCTGGGAGTCTCATATCTACGCCGGATACAGTGTGCCGCCGTACTATGACTCAATGATTGGTAAACTGATCACCTTCGGTGAAAACCGCGATGTCGCCATTGCACGTATGAAAAATGCGCTGGCGGAGCTGATCATCGACGGGATTAAAACCAATATCGAATTGCAGATTAAAATCATGTCGGACGAGAACTTCCAGCACGGTGGAACCAATATCCACTATCTGGAGAAAAAACTCGGCCTGCAAGAGAAGTAA
- the accB gene encoding acetyl-CoA carboxylase biotin carboxyl carrier protein gives MDIRKIKKLIELVEESGIAELEISEGEESVRISRAPVNVGYPMMQQAYAAPMMQQPALANAVAPATTPVMEAPAAAEISGHIVRSPMVGTFYRTPSPDAKAFVEIGQKVNAGDTLCIVEAMKMMNQIEADKSGVVKAILVESGQPVEFDEPLVVIE, from the coding sequence ATGGATATTCGTAAGATTAAAAAACTGATCGAACTGGTTGAAGAATCAGGCATTGCTGAACTGGAAATCTCTGAAGGCGAAGAGTCAGTTCGCATCAGCCGTGCACCGGTTAACGTCGGTTACCCGATGATGCAGCAGGCCTATGCTGCACCAATGATGCAGCAGCCAGCACTGGCTAACGCTGTCGCTCCGGCTACCACTCCGGTAATGGAAGCGCCAGCTGCTGCTGAGATCAGTGGCCACATCGTGCGTTCTCCTATGGTCGGTACTTTCTACCGTACCCCTAGCCCGGATGCGAAAGCTTTTGTGGAAATCGGCCAGAAAGTCAATGCCGGTGACACCCTGTGCATCGTTGAAGCGATGAAAATGATGAACCAGATCGAAGCCGATAAATCCGGCGTTGTGAAAGCGATTCTGGTCGAAAGCGGTCAGCCTGTTGAGTTTGACGAGCCGCTGGTAGTCATCGAATAA
- the aroQ gene encoding type II 3-dehydroquinate dehydratase, with the protein MTDKLHVLLLNGPNLNMLGTREPEKYGHTTLNDIVSNLTSQAEALNVKLSHLQSNAEYALIDRIHEAKGNVDYIVINPAAFTHTSVALRDALLAVSIPFIEVHLSNVHAREPFRHHSYLSDISAGVICGLGVDGYSWALQTAVKRLSPSN; encoded by the coding sequence ATGACGGATAAGTTGCATGTACTGCTTTTGAACGGCCCCAACCTCAACATGCTGGGGACGCGTGAGCCTGAAAAGTATGGTCATACTACGCTGAACGATATTGTCAGCAATCTGACCTCGCAGGCCGAAGCACTTAACGTCAAGCTGAGTCATCTCCAGTCTAATGCGGAATATGCGTTAATAGATCGCATACATGAGGCGAAAGGCAATGTCGATTATATCGTCATTAACCCGGCGGCATTTACTCATACCAGCGTGGCACTGCGTGATGCTCTGCTGGCAGTCAGCATCCCGTTTATCGAAGTTCACCTGTCAAACGTGCATGCCCGCGAGCCTTTTCGTCATCATTCGTATCTTTCTGATATTTCTGCCGGTGTGATCTGTGGACTTGGCGTCGACGGTTACTCCTGGGCTTTACAGACGGCAGTCAAACGCCTGTCACCATCTAATTAA